The following proteins are co-located in the Calliphora vicina chromosome 2, idCalVici1.1, whole genome shotgun sequence genome:
- the LOC135951971 gene encoding pancreatic triacylglycerol lipase, with the protein MIFLQRRENFNVKCSIFLILIIALVFHASLANAKTIFSSSLKPASVTTKPNAYNDATESMPTSTTTVAPPANRDITIGPCTWAIDRKCPDKDITFYLYTRKNPSDRQYLHIDDSLNSSNLTNSYYDSKHPTKIIIHGYNSDMFLHPLQMMKMEYLAKGEYNIFYVDWSKLAPGPCYMSAVHNTRHTGACVAQLVERILDLGSSDIHVIGFSLGAHVPNYISKNLGTFQLPRITGLDPAMPLFALASEKDKLDPTDAVYVDVIHTNAMVQGKLERCGHADFYMNGGIMQPGCTRNNPLNPFACSHQRATTYFLESIRSPKGFWGWACSSYIAYLLGMCPATNYLVEAGENVKRTTRGMFLINTNDTAPFALGKWTDLPTLGVKKPTSGSSMTFRPPPQKGDPLLRNIDEWGKLDYSFNNLYHQEPTPFSQDPYGENWTYFSDDTSDITNNSVEEQDIGEYQNAHVKHSHSGTEHPQYGWDAYKRNLTEGFIDNSIFRIPQVGRK; encoded by the exons CATTGGTTTTTCATGCATCACTAGCAAATgccaaaacaatttttagttcCTCTTTAAAACCTGCATCGGTTACTACAAAGCCAAATGCATATAATGATGCCACTGAATCAATGCCAACATCTACAACAACAGTGGCTCCACCAGCAAATCGAGACATAACGATTGGACCCTGTACCTGGGCAATCGATAGAAAATGTCCAGACAAGGATATTACATTTTATCTGTATACACGTAAAAATCCATCAGATAGACAGTACTTGCATATCGATGATAGTTTAAATTCATCAAATCTAACAAATTCCTATTATGATAGCAAACATCCAACTAAGATTATTATACATGGATATAATTCGGATATGTTTTTGCATCCATTGCAAATGATGAAAATGG AATATTTAGCCAAAGgagaatataatatattttatgtgGATTGGAGCAAACTTGCACCAGGCCCTTGTTATATGAGTGCTGTACATAATACCCGACATACGGGAGCATGTGTTGCTCAATTGGTGGAACGTATTTTAGATTTAGGTAGTTCAGACATACACGTTATTGGCTTTTCACTGGGAGCCCATGTCCCGAATTATATATCTAAAAATCTGGGAACATTTCAATTGCCTCGTATAACCG GTTTAGATCCGGCTATGCCATTATTTGCATTGGCCTCCGAAAAAGATAAATTGGATCCAACTGATGCTGTCTATGTAGATGTGATCCATACTAATGCCATGGTTCAAGGAAAACTGGAACGTTGTGGTCATgcagatttttatatgaatggtGGCATAATGCAACCCGGATGTACAAGAAATAATCCTTTaa atccGTTTGCCTGTAGTCATCAAAGAGCAACCACCTATTTTTTGGAATCTATACGTTCACCAAAAGGTTTTTGGGGTTGGGCATGTAGTTCCTATATAGCCTATTTACTGGGCATGTGTCCAGCTACTAATTATCTAGTTGAAGCTGGGGAAAATGTTAAAAGAACTACCAGGGGCATGTTTCTAATTAACACCAATGACACAGCCCCTTTTGCTTTGGGTAAATGGACTGATTTACCCACATTGGGTGTCAAGAAACCAACTTCAGGCTCCTCAATGACATTTCGACCGCCGCCTCAAAAAGGTGATCCTCTTTTGCGTAATATTGATGAATGGGGTAAATTAGATTATAGCTTTAATAATCTATATCACCAGGAGCCCACACCATTTTCTCAAGATCCCTATGGTGAGAACTGGACTTATTTCAGCGATGATACGTCAGATATTACAAATAACTCGGTGGAGGAACAAGACATAGGTGAATATCAGAATGCCCATGTTAAACATAGCCATTCTGGTACAGAGCATCCACAATATGGATGGGATgcatataaaagaaatttaactgAGGGTTTTATAGATAATTCCATATTTAGAATACCACAAGTAGGtaggaaataa